In one window of Duganella dendranthematis DNA:
- a CDS encoding ABC transporter ATP-binding protein, whose amino-acid sequence MSAVITAGGLNKRYGKQAALDDVSFTVESGRIVGLIGPNGSGKTTTLKAILGLTPFEGQLSVLGMDPRQQREALMNEVCFIADVAILPRWLKVKDAIDFVEGVHPRFNRAKAEKYLANTKLTPNMKVKAMSKGMVVQLHLALVMAIDAKLLVLDEPTLGLDILYRKQFYQNLLEDYFDENKTILITTHQIEEVEHILTDLLFIENGKIALSASMDEVGERFTEVMVEPQFIAAANALQPLSQRTVFGKPVMLFDGANRAQLSNFGELRTPSVADLFVATMKGSYA is encoded by the coding sequence ATGAGCGCCGTCATCACCGCCGGCGGCCTGAACAAGCGCTACGGCAAACAGGCCGCGCTGGACGACGTCAGCTTCACGGTGGAGTCCGGCCGCATCGTCGGCCTGATCGGCCCCAACGGTTCCGGCAAGACCACCACCCTCAAGGCCATCCTCGGCCTGACCCCGTTCGAGGGCCAGCTGTCGGTGCTGGGCATGGACCCGCGCCAGCAGCGCGAGGCGCTGATGAACGAGGTCTGCTTCATTGCCGACGTCGCCATCCTGCCGCGCTGGCTCAAGGTCAAGGACGCCATCGATTTTGTCGAGGGCGTGCATCCGCGCTTCAACCGCGCCAAGGCCGAGAAATACCTCGCCAACACCAAGCTGACGCCGAACATGAAGGTCAAGGCCATGTCCAAGGGCATGGTGGTGCAACTGCACCTGGCGCTGGTGATGGCGATCGACGCCAAACTGCTGGTGCTGGACGAGCCGACGCTGGGGCTGGACATCCTGTACCGCAAGCAGTTCTACCAGAACCTGCTGGAAGACTACTTCGACGAAAACAAGACTATCCTGATCACTACCCACCAGATCGAGGAAGTCGAGCACATCCTCACCGACCTGCTGTTCATCGAAAACGGCAAGATCGCGCTGTCGGCGTCCATGGATGAAGTGGGCGAGCGCTTTACCGAGGTGATGGTCGAGCCGCAATTCATCGCCGCCGCCAATGCGCTGCAACCGCTGAGCCAGCGCACCGTGTTCGGCAAGCCGGTAATGCTGTTTGACGGCGCCAACCGCGCACAACTGTCCAATTTTGGCGAACTGCGCACGCCCAGCGTGGCCGACCTGTTCGTTGCGACCATGAAAGGAAGCTACGCATGA
- a CDS encoding GntR family transcriptional regulator, whose product MWNDNAPIYRQLKDKVVGMVLDGLLKPGDALPSVRQIAAEYQLNPITVSRAYQELVDETLVEKRRGIGMYVTDGARDKLLATERERFLREDWPVVLERIRRLGLDLESLLTPAAGGAA is encoded by the coding sequence ATGTGGAATGACAACGCGCCGATCTATCGGCAGCTCAAGGACAAAGTCGTCGGCATGGTGCTGGACGGCTTGCTCAAGCCCGGCGATGCCCTGCCCTCGGTGCGGCAGATCGCCGCCGAGTATCAACTCAACCCAATCACAGTCTCGCGCGCCTACCAGGAGCTGGTGGACGAAACGCTGGTCGAAAAACGGAGGGGAATAGGTATGTATGTGACTGATGGCGCCCGCGACAAACTGCTGGCCACCGAACGCGAACGCTTCCTGCGCGAAGACTGGCCCGTGGTGCTGGAACGCATCCGCCGCCTGGGCCTGGACCTCGAATCGCTGTTGACCCCGGCGGCCGGAGGTGCGGCATGA
- a CDS encoding STAS domain-containing protein: MTANNIDQRLGNLITQHESDILAIWAADLAGKSFRSDEATMQRHTRQFLALLPAAITTGGTADTNQRQWDEVRNLLSEVSIQRAKQGSTPNDTATFVFSLKQPMFTMLRRELGAESVELADASWAVSTLLDQLGLYTLEVFQKSRDQIIVRQQHELMELSTPVVKLWQDILALPLIGTLDSARSQVVMESLLEKIVETGAAIAIIDITGVPTVDTLVAQHLMKTIAAARLMGADCIISGIRPQIAQTIVHLGVNLEDVVTKATLADAFVVALARVGATITRKA, translated from the coding sequence ATGACTGCAAATAATATCGATCAGCGCCTCGGCAATCTGATCACCCAACACGAAAGCGACATCCTGGCCATTTGGGCAGCCGATCTGGCGGGCAAGAGCTTCCGCAGCGACGAAGCGACCATGCAGCGCCACACGCGCCAGTTCCTGGCGCTGTTGCCGGCCGCCATCACCACCGGCGGCACCGCCGACACCAATCAGCGCCAGTGGGACGAAGTCCGCAACCTGCTGAGCGAAGTGTCGATCCAGCGCGCCAAGCAGGGGTCGACCCCGAACGACACCGCCACCTTCGTGTTTTCACTGAAGCAGCCAATGTTCACCATGTTGCGGCGCGAACTGGGCGCCGAATCGGTCGAGCTGGCCGACGCCTCGTGGGCGGTCAGCACCTTGCTCGACCAGCTGGGCCTGTACACGCTGGAAGTGTTCCAGAAAAGTCGCGACCAGATCATTGTGCGCCAGCAGCATGAGCTGATGGAACTGTCGACGCCGGTCGTCAAGCTGTGGCAGGACATCCTGGCGTTGCCGCTGATCGGCACGCTCGACAGCGCGCGCAGCCAAGTGGTGATGGAAAGCCTGCTGGAGAAAATCGTCGAAACCGGCGCCGCCATCGCCATCATCGACATCACCGGCGTGCCGACCGTCGACACGCTGGTGGCGCAGCATCTGATGAAGACGATTGCCGCCGCGCGCCTGATGGGCGCCGACTGCATCATCAGCGGCATCCGTCCGCAGATCGCCCAGACCATCGTGCACCTTGGCGTCAATCTGGAGGACGTGGTGACCAAGGCGACGCTGGCCGACGCCTTTGTTGTGGCCCTGGCGCGCGTGGGCGCGACCATCACTCGCAAGGCGTGA
- a CDS encoding STAS domain-containing protein, translating into MERIPILRIGDLLLVTIQVDMHDSLALTLQDDLTERIVRDNAKGVLIDISALDLVDSFIGRMISNTAAMARVLDAQTVLVGMQPAVAITLVELGLTLPGVKTALNVEKGMQLLGKNYA; encoded by the coding sequence ATGGAACGGATTCCTATTTTGCGGATTGGCGATCTGCTGCTGGTGACCATCCAGGTGGACATGCATGACAGCCTGGCCCTGACCTTGCAGGATGACCTGACCGAACGTATCGTCCGCGACAACGCCAAGGGCGTGCTGATCGACATTTCCGCGCTGGACCTGGTGGACTCGTTCATCGGCCGCATGATCAGCAACACCGCCGCCATGGCGCGCGTGCTGGACGCCCAGACGGTGCTGGTCGGCATGCAGCCGGCGGTGGCGATTACGCTGGTGGAACTTGGCCTGACGCTGCCCGGCGTGAAAACTGCATTGAATGTTGAAAAAGGCATGCAGTTGTTAGGAAAGAACTACGCGTGA
- a CDS encoding anti-sigma regulatory factor, whose product MSLASPDISRYPSPLLTKYASQARLHQVLPLETDEHVVAVRKAVREHALELKLSLVEQTKLVTAASELARNTIKYGGGGVVVLERLIDGLRNGLRLVFADTGPGIADIELALRDGYTSGGGLGLGLGGTKRLVDDFLIDSRPSEGTAVAIIKWKI is encoded by the coding sequence ATGAGCCTCGCCTCGCCCGACATCAGCCGCTACCCCTCGCCGTTGCTGACCAAGTACGCCAGCCAGGCCAGGCTGCACCAGGTGCTGCCGCTGGAAACCGACGAGCACGTGGTGGCGGTGCGCAAGGCGGTGCGCGAGCACGCCCTGGAATTAAAACTCAGCCTGGTGGAGCAGACCAAGCTGGTGACCGCCGCCAGCGAGCTGGCACGCAATACCATCAAGTACGGCGGTGGTGGCGTGGTGGTGCTGGAACGCCTGATCGACGGCCTGCGCAACGGGCTGCGGCTGGTGTTTGCCGACACCGGCCCCGGCATCGCCGACATCGAACTGGCGCTGCGCGACGGCTACACCAGCGGCGGCGGCCTTGGTCTTGGACTGGGCGGCACCAAGCGCCTGGTTGATGATTTTCTGATTGATTCACGCCCCAGCGAGGGCACTGCAGTAGCGATTATTAAATGGAAAATCTAA
- a CDS encoding ATP-binding SpoIIE family protein phosphatase: MENLSSSLAPAEWITISHVSDVGAARRSGQTLAEQLGMGETRAGQLAIIITEAASNIIKHAGEGRVRVNMAAHGGQRCIEVLALDNGPGIGNLAQSMLDGVSSAGTAGTGLGAMRRLADQLDVYAPAGKGTALFARLWLDPADAAQPVRYGGVCLPLAGETACGDAWAVAEQQGRVVLLMADGLGHGPEAAKASAAAVQTLTAEPGYAPQRLMEDCHQALRPTRGAAMAIGELDLAARQLRFAGVGNIGASIIDDAARRQLMSHNGIVGHNMRKVNELVFECPAGALVVLASDGITTQWDLAAYPGLATREPALIAGVLLRDHSRGRDDASVLVVKTLENV, from the coding sequence ATGGAAAATCTAAGTAGTTCGCTGGCGCCCGCTGAATGGATCACCATCAGCCACGTCAGCGATGTCGGCGCCGCCCGGCGCAGCGGTCAGACCCTGGCCGAACAACTGGGCATGGGGGAGACGCGCGCCGGCCAGCTGGCGATCATCATTACTGAGGCCGCCAGCAACATCATCAAGCACGCCGGCGAGGGCCGGGTGCGAGTGAACATGGCCGCGCATGGCGGCCAGCGCTGTATCGAGGTGCTGGCGCTGGATAACGGTCCCGGCATCGGCAATCTGGCGCAGTCGATGCTGGACGGCGTGTCCAGCGCCGGCACCGCCGGCACCGGCCTGGGCGCGATGCGCCGGCTGGCCGATCAACTGGACGTGTACGCGCCCGCCGGCAAGGGCACGGCGTTGTTCGCGCGCCTGTGGCTGGACCCGGCCGACGCCGCGCAGCCGGTCCGTTACGGCGGCGTTTGCCTGCCGCTGGCCGGTGAAACGGCCTGCGGCGACGCCTGGGCGGTGGCAGAACAACAAGGCCGCGTGGTGCTGTTGATGGCCGACGGCCTCGGTCACGGACCGGAAGCGGCCAAGGCCTCGGCGGCGGCAGTGCAGACGCTGACGGCCGAGCCCGGCTACGCGCCGCAGCGGCTGATGGAAGACTGCCACCAGGCGCTGCGGCCGACGCGCGGCGCCGCCATGGCAATTGGTGAGCTGGACCTGGCGGCGCGGCAGTTGCGTTTTGCCGGCGTCGGCAACATCGGCGCCAGCATCATCGACGACGCCGCGCGGCGGCAACTGATGTCGCATAACGGCATCGTCGGCCACAATATGCGCAAGGTCAATGAGCTGGTGTTTGAGTGTCCGGCCGGCGCACTGGTGGTGCTGGCCAGCGACGGCATCACCACCCAGTGGGACCTCGCAGCCTATCCCGGCCTGGCGACACGCGAACCGGCGCTGATCGCCGGCGTGCTGCTGCGCGACCACAGCCGCGGGCGCGACGACGCCAGCGTACTGGTAGTCAAGACCCTGGAGAACGTGTGA
- a CDS encoding sensor histidine kinase, with protein sequence MSFVRILQVNIGSTPDLVAVRQRARQVAGLLNFGVQDQVRIATAVSEVARCAYGRLEGGRATFAVNVREQPPQLKVIISAEGAERPHATVDGEAATPQLAGAQLTAQRLMDNCTIVSATALELKVEMNKSLPAQPGRAAVDLAQVGAQLVATPIQSTYSEIEQQNRELAQALAELRERQDDLLALTRELEDTNRGVVALYAEIEEKAERLRKADEMKSRFLSNTSHELRTPLSSIRALSKLLLDRMDGPLTEEQERQVAFIASAAGDLSELVNDLLDLAKIEAGKVDVTLSPVEVGAMFSALKGMLRPLTRDAPVELVFVEPPPLTLMSDEGKVTQILRNFISNALKFTEEGQVVVQLLDEGEDHVTFAVTDSGIGISADNQQLIFEEFSQIAHPLQRRAKGTGLGLPLCRKLATLLGGTVDVSSAEGSGSTFYLRLPAASP encoded by the coding sequence ATGTCGTTTGTGCGCATATTGCAGGTCAACATAGGCAGCACGCCGGACCTGGTGGCGGTGCGCCAGCGCGCGCGCCAGGTGGCCGGCCTGCTCAATTTCGGCGTGCAGGACCAGGTGCGGATTGCCACGGCGGTGTCGGAAGTGGCGCGCTGCGCCTACGGCCGGCTGGAGGGCGGCCGCGCCACCTTCGCCGTCAATGTGCGGGAACAACCGCCGCAGCTCAAGGTCATCATCAGCGCCGAAGGCGCCGAGCGTCCGCACGCCACCGTTGATGGCGAGGCGGCTACGCCGCAGCTGGCCGGCGCGCAGCTGACGGCGCAACGGCTGATGGACAACTGCACCATCGTCAGCGCCACGGCGCTGGAGTTGAAGGTGGAGATGAACAAGAGCTTGCCGGCGCAGCCGGGCCGCGCCGCGGTGGATCTGGCGCAGGTCGGCGCGCAACTGGTGGCCACGCCGATCCAGAGCACGTATTCGGAAATCGAACAGCAAAACCGTGAGCTGGCGCAGGCGCTGGCCGAACTGCGCGAGCGCCAGGACGACTTGCTGGCGCTGACGCGCGAACTGGAAGACACCAACCGCGGCGTGGTGGCGCTGTACGCCGAGATCGAGGAAAAGGCCGAGCGCCTGCGCAAGGCCGACGAAATGAAATCGCGCTTCCTGTCCAACACCAGCCACGAGCTGCGCACGCCGCTGAGCTCGATCCGCGCGCTGAGCAAGCTGCTGCTGGACCGCATGGACGGCCCGCTGACCGAGGAGCAGGAGCGCCAGGTGGCGTTTATCGCCAGCGCCGCCGGCGACCTGTCGGAACTGGTAAACGACCTGCTGGACCTGGCCAAGATCGAGGCCGGCAAGGTGGACGTGACGCTGTCGCCGGTTGAGGTCGGCGCGATGTTCAGCGCGCTCAAGGGCATGCTGCGGCCGTTGACGCGTGATGCGCCGGTCGAGCTGGTGTTCGTCGAGCCGCCGCCGCTGACCTTGATGTCGGACGAAGGTAAGGTCACGCAAATCCTGCGCAACTTCATCTCCAATGCGCTCAAGTTTACCGAGGAAGGTCAGGTGGTGGTGCAGCTGCTGGACGAGGGCGAAGACCACGTGACATTCGCCGTCACCGACAGCGGCATCGGCATCAGTGCCGACAACCAGCAATTGATTTTTGAAGAATTCAGCCAGATTGCGCACCCGCTTCAACGGCGCGCCAAAGGCACCGGACTGGGCCTGCCGCTGTGCCGCAAGCTGGCCACGTTGCTCGGCGGCACGGTGGATGTGTCCAGTGCCGAGGGCAGCGGTTCGACGTTTTATCTGCGGCTGCCGGCCGCCTCCCCATGA
- a CDS encoding hybrid sensor histidine kinase/response regulator yields the protein MDNSSILILNVDDNDGARYVKTRILLSAGFRVIEAANGTDALEMARKEAPALVLLDVKLPDISGIEVCRRIKSDVATCTVLVLQTSAALIGRDDKIRGLDGGADNYLAAPIEADELIANVNALLRLQRTQADLRNSEERFRQLAENIEDVFWMFNISDQRLLYASPAYERLFGRPLAQLQQTPDDWLEAVHPEDRQLVQADWQAFLSEGHYDQEFRLGEEGSVRWVRDRAFLVRDDQQQPYRVARISSDISERKNMEALLRQADEHKNDFLATLAHELRNPLSPIRNAVTLMNTVPATQAEVHQRARDVILRQVGHLTHLVDDLLDVARISQGKLTLRQQDVELHAVIEPAVETVKALIESRGHRLRVDVPPQPVWLHGDPVRLSQILGNLLHNAAKFTDPGGEISLNVTLPQTDRIRIAVGDNGIGITSYNLARIFGMFTQGASTRDRMHDGLGIGLSLVSKLVDMHGGRVEAYSDGIGKGSTFVLEFPLQLPAVVVPAAVVEPAVPGSLRLLLVDDNVDSVSVMAELLKMMGHDVVTANNAEDALTLARAHQPETIVLDLGLPGIDGYTLARMLRAEPAFAHTRLIAHTGYGSDQDRERSRAAGFDYHLVKPARFDDLEQALQPQR from the coding sequence ATGGACAACAGCTCTATTCTGATACTGAATGTGGACGACAACGATGGCGCGCGTTACGTCAAGACGCGCATCCTGCTGAGCGCCGGCTTCCGCGTGATCGAAGCCGCCAATGGCACCGACGCGCTGGAGATGGCGCGCAAGGAGGCGCCTGCGCTGGTGCTGCTGGACGTTAAGCTGCCCGACATCAGCGGCATCGAAGTGTGCCGCCGCATCAAGTCCGACGTCGCCACCTGCACGGTGCTGGTACTGCAAACCTCGGCCGCGCTGATCGGCCGCGACGACAAGATCCGCGGCCTGGACGGTGGCGCCGACAATTACCTGGCGGCGCCGATCGAGGCCGACGAACTGATCGCCAACGTCAACGCCTTGCTGCGGCTGCAACGCACCCAGGCGGACCTGCGCAACAGCGAGGAACGCTTCCGCCAGCTGGCCGAAAACATCGAGGACGTGTTCTGGATGTTCAATATCAGCGACCAGCGATTGCTGTACGCCAGTCCGGCCTACGAGCGCCTGTTCGGCCGCCCGCTGGCGCAGCTGCAGCAGACGCCGGACGACTGGCTGGAAGCGGTCCATCCGGAGGACCGCCAGTTGGTGCAGGCCGACTGGCAAGCCTTCCTGAGCGAGGGCCATTACGACCAGGAATTCCGGCTCGGCGAGGAAGGTTCGGTGCGCTGGGTGCGCGACCGCGCTTTCCTGGTGCGCGACGACCAGCAGCAGCCGTACCGCGTGGCCCGCATCAGCAGCGACATCAGCGAACGCAAGAACATGGAGGCGCTGCTGCGCCAGGCGGACGAGCACAAGAACGATTTCCTGGCCACGCTGGCGCACGAGCTGCGTAATCCGCTCAGTCCGATCCGCAACGCGGTCACGCTGATGAACACGGTGCCGGCCACGCAGGCCGAGGTGCACCAGCGCGCGCGTGACGTGATCCTGCGCCAGGTCGGTCACCTGACCCATCTGGTGGATGATTTGCTGGACGTGGCGCGCATCTCGCAAGGCAAGCTGACCTTGCGGCAGCAGGATGTGGAGCTGCATGCGGTGATCGAGCCGGCCGTCGAGACCGTGAAGGCGCTGATTGAATCGCGCGGCCACCGGCTGCGCGTCGATGTGCCGCCGCAGCCGGTGTGGCTGCATGGCGATCCGGTGCGGCTGTCGCAGATCCTTGGCAACCTGCTGCACAACGCCGCCAAGTTCACCGACCCCGGTGGCGAAATTTCGCTGAACGTCACGCTGCCGCAGACCGACCGCATCCGCATCGCGGTAGGGGACAACGGCATCGGCATCACCTCGTACAACCTGGCGCGCATCTTTGGCATGTTCACGCAAGGCGCCTCGACGCGCGACCGCATGCACGACGGCCTCGGCATCGGCTTGTCGCTGGTGTCCAAGCTGGTGGACATGCATGGCGGCCGAGTGGAAGCCTATAGCGACGGTATCGGCAAAGGCAGCACCTTTGTGCTGGAATTCCCGTTGCAGCTGCCGGCGGTGGTGGTGCCTGCTGCCGTTGTGGAACCGGCCGTGCCGGGCAGCCTGCGCCTGCTGCTGGTGGACGATAACGTCGACTCGGTCAGCGTGATGGCGGAGTTGTTGAAGATGATGGGGCACGACGTGGTCACCGCCAACAACGCCGAGGACGCACTGACGCTGGCCCGCGCGCACCAGCCGGAAACCATCGTGCTCGACCTCGGCCTGCCGGGCATCGACGGCTACACGCTGGCGCGCATGCTGCGGGCCGAGCCGGCTTTCGCGCATACGCGGCTGATCGCTCACACCGGCTACGGCTCCGACCAGGACCGTGAACGCAGCCGCGCGGCCGGCTTCGACTATCACCTGGTCAAGCCGGCCAGGTTCGACGACCTGGAGCAGGCGCTACAGCCCCAGCGCTGA